The Acidovorax sp. RAC01 genomic sequence GCTAGCCATGGAAATCTCCCAAATCCTCACCATCGCGGGCAAAGAGTTCCGCGACCGCATGCGCAACCGCTGGGTGCTGGCCGTGGCGCTGGTGTTCACCGTGTTCTCGCTGGCCATCGCCTACTTTGGCGGCGCACAGCAGGGCACGGTGGGCTTTCGCTCCATCGAGTTCACCATCGCCAGCCTGGTCAGCCTCGTCATCTACCTGATCCCGCTGATCGCGCTGCTGCTGGGCTTTGACGCCATCGTGGGCGAGCGCGAGCGCGGCTCGCTCGATCTGCTGCTGTCATTGCCCATCACGCGGCTGGAGCTGCTGCTGGGCAAATACCTGGGACTGGCGGCGGCACTCACGCTGTCCACGCTCGCCGGGTTCGGGCTGGTGGCCGTGCTGCTGGCGCGTCAGTTCAGCGGGGGTGCGCTGTTCCACTACGGCGGGTTCATGGTCAGCTCGGTGCTGCTGGGCCTGGCCTTTTTGAGCATGGCCGTGCTGCTGTCGGTGCTCACGCACGAGCGCACCCGCGCCTCGGGCCTCGCGATAGCCGCGTGGTTCTTTTTTGTGCTGGTGTTTGACCTGCTGCTGCTGGGCGCCCTGGTGGCCACGGGTGGCAGTGTGGGCGGCGAGGCCATGGCCTACCTGCTGCTGCTCAACCCGGCGGACGTGTTCCGCATCCTTAACGTGTTCTCGCTCGACGACGTGCGCACCCTGTACGGCCTGACCAGCATCGTGCCCCCTGCCCTGGCCAAGCCATGGCTCATGGGTGCGGTGATGCTGGGCTGGATCGCGGTGCCGCTGGGCCTGGCGAGCTGGAGATTCAAACCATGACCACTTCTTCCTATCAAAGCCGGTGCGCCTGCACCACCCGCCGCCAGCTGCTGGGCTGGGGCGCACTTGCCACGCTCGGCGCCCTCACCGGTCTGGCGGGGCTGGGCAGCCTCACCGGTTGCACGCAGGCCGACAGCACCGGGCAGTCGCTTCAACCCGCGGACATCGAGCGCAGCACCAGCTGCGAACTCGACGGCATGCTGCTGGCCGACTACCCCGGCCCCAAGGCGCAGGTGCGCTACGCCGGGCAGGACAAGCCTTCGTTCTTTTGCGACACCGTGGAGCTGTTTGCCGTGCTGCTCA encodes the following:
- a CDS encoding ABC transporter permease, whose amino-acid sequence is MEISQILTIAGKEFRDRMRNRWVLAVALVFTVFSLAIAYFGGAQQGTVGFRSIEFTIASLVSLVIYLIPLIALLLGFDAIVGERERGSLDLLLSLPITRLELLLGKYLGLAAALTLSTLAGFGLVAVLLARQFSGGALFHYGGFMVSSVLLGLAFLSMAVLLSVLTHERTRASGLAIAAWFFFVLVFDLLLLGALVATGGSVGGEAMAYLLLLNPADVFRILNVFSLDDVRTLYGLTSIVPPALAKPWLMGAVMLGWIAVPLGLASWRFKP
- a CDS encoding nitrous oxide reductase accessory protein NosL, which translates into the protein MTTSSYQSRCACTTRRQLLGWGALATLGALTGLAGLGSLTGCTQADSTGQSLQPADIERSTSCELDGMLLADYPGPKAQVRYAGQDKPSFFCDTVELFAVLLTAEQVRAVQAVYVQDMGQADWNVPRGHWIDARTAVYVVGGKRHGSMGPTIGSFAQEADAKTFAGEYGGKVMRFAEITPAMVDLSGGALNDTRM